Proteins encoded within one genomic window of Glycine soja cultivar W05 chromosome 1, ASM419377v2, whole genome shotgun sequence:
- the LOC114412763 gene encoding S-adenosylmethionine decarboxylase proenzyme-like, whose amino-acid sequence MAMAVSAIGFEGFEKRLEISFFQPGLFADPEGMGLRALAKSQLDEILTPAACTIVSSLRNDHVDSYVLSESSLFVYAYKIIIKTCGTTKLLLAIPPILKFAEMLSLNVRSVNYTRGSFIFPGAQPYPHRNFSEEVAILDGYFGKLSAGSNAYILGGQDKSQNWHVYSASADSVTPCDNVYTLEMCMTGLDREKAQVFYKEQSASAAIMTVNSGIRKILPDSEICDFDFEPCGYSMNSVEGAAVSTIHVTPEDGFSYASFETVGYDFKVVNLNEMVKRVLACFLPTEFSVAVHVDGASKLFDQTCFLDVKGYCREERSHEGLGMGGSLVYQKFAKTCDCGSPRSTLKCWKEEDEEE is encoded by the coding sequence ATGGCCATGGCGGTTTCTGCAATTGGTTTTGAAGGTTTCGAGAAGAGGCTGGAAATATCCTTTTTCCAGCCGGGACTTTTTGCTGACCCTGAGGGAATGGGTTTAAGAGCTCTTGCAAAGTCCCAGTTGGATGAGATACTTACACCGGCTGCTTGCACCATTGTTTCATCTCTCAGAAATGATCATGTCGACTCCTATGTTCTGTCTGAGTCCAGTCTCTTTGTTTATGCCTAcaagatcatcatcaaaacctgtgGTACTACAAAGCTACTGCTTGCAATCCCACCCATATTGAAATTTGCTGAAATGCTTTCCCTCAATGTTAGATCTGTGAATTACACCAGGGGAAGTTTCATCTTTCCCGGTGCTCAGCCCTATCCCCATCGCAACTTTTCTGAGGAAGTTGCTATTCTTGATGGCTACTTTGGCAAGCTTAGTGCAGGAAGCAATGCTTATATTTTGGGTGGCCAAGACAAATCACAGAACTGGCATGtctactctgcttctgcagatTCTGTAACTCCATGCGACAATGTTTACACTCTAGAGATGTGCATGACTGGCCTGGATAGAGAGAAAGCACAGGTTTTCTACAAAGAACAATCTGCTTCAGCTGCCATTATGACTGTTAATTCTGGCATTAGAAAAATTCTTCCAGATTCTGAGATTTGTGACTTTGACTTTGAGCCATGTGGTTATTCAATGAACTCTGTTGAAGGTGCTGCTGTTTCTACCATTCATGTTACCCCAGAAGATGGTTTCAGTTATGCAAGCTTTGAGACTGTTGGGTATGACTTCAAAGTGGTGAATCTGAACGAAATGGTTAAGAGGGTATTGGCATGTTTTCTCCCAACTGAGTTCTCTGTTGCAGTTCATGTGGATGGTGCAAGCAAGTTGTTTGATCAGACGTGTTTTCTGGATGTTAAGGGATACTGTCGCGAAGAGAGGAGCCACGAAGGGCTTGGAATGGGTGGTTCTCTTGTCTACCAAAAATTTGCCAAGACTTGTGACTGTGGTTCACCTAGATCAACTCTGAAGTGCTGGaaagaggaagatgaagaagagtaG